The genomic region GTGCTGGAATTGCCTCTGGAATGGACATGGCCTTGCACCTGATCGAGGAACAACATGGGGCACTCTTTGCCGCCAAACTGGCCAGGGGGATGGTGGTTTACCACCGCAGGCAGGGCAGCGATGTGCAGGACAGCCTGTATTTGCAATACCGGGCACACCTGCACTCCGGCGTGCACCGGGTTCAGGACCACCTGATCGAACATGCCCACGAACAGGTGCCTCTGGAAGAGCTCTCCAAACTGGCGCACCTGAGTCCCAGACACCTGACCCGGGCATTCAAGGCTCACACTGGTCTGACCCCTTTGCAGTACCAGCAACGCCTCAGGCTGGAAAAAGCCCGACAACTCATGCAAAACCGCAACCTGACCTTGGAGCGGGTTGCAGAAATGTGTGGTTTTGAAGATGCCCGGCATTTTCGCAGGCTGTACAAAGAACTGCTCGGGGTGAGCCCCCGTGAAGCCAGATCCATCCTGCTTTAAGAAAAAGACAAGGCCACCTGTCCCGGGCTTTCCCCGAAATGTGATCTGTGTTGCATTCATAAAGCCCTCACACCCTACAAGCTAGATCAGCAAGTCCCACTCAGGCTTGTCTATTGGAGGGTTTGGAATGTTTGAATGGATGACCAGTTCAGAAGCATGGATCGCATTTGCGACACTCACGCTGCTGGAGATTGTGCTCGGGATCGACAACATCATTTTCATCTCGATTCTGAGCGGAAAACTCCCTGCAGAACAACAAGCAAGGGCCAGAACACTGGGTCTGCTGCTGGCGATGGGAACCCGCCTGCTGCTGCTCCTCTCTCTGGCATGGATCATTCGGTTGACGGCCCCACTGTTCACAGTGCTGGGACAGGAAATCAGCGGACGCGACCTGATCCTGATTGCCGGGGGTCTCTTTTTGCTGTACAAAGCCACCCGGGAAATCCACGAAAAGCTGGAAGGTCAGGACCATGAAGGGGTCACCAAAGCCGCGCCCACCTTCTCTGCCGTGATCGGACAGATCCTATTGGTGGACATCGTG from Deinococcus misasensis DSM 22328 harbors:
- a CDS encoding GlxA family transcriptional regulator: MPKVAFLILDGVHLLDLAGPVQVFSEAHELGADYELLHCSVNPVVKSAQGLTLSELLPLPELQLGDLIVVAGCRVHGDLRNLAVPDPEVVKWLQHHHQKGVGIASVCSGAGVLGHAGLLKGRKCTTHHLLTPQLQQLFPEARVQENRLFVTDGNITTSAGIASGMDMALHLIEEQHGALFAAKLARGMVVYHRRQGSDVQDSLYLQYRAHLHSGVHRVQDHLIEHAHEQVPLEELSKLAHLSPRHLTRAFKAHTGLTPLQYQQRLRLEKARQLMQNRNLTLERVAEMCGFEDARHFRRLYKELLGVSPREARSILL
- a CDS encoding TerC family protein, encoding MFEWMTSSEAWIAFATLTLLEIVLGIDNIIFISILSGKLPAEQQARARTLGLLLAMGTRLLLLLSLAWIIRLTAPLFTVLGQEISGRDLILIAGGLFLLYKATREIHEKLEGQDHEGVTKAAPTFSAVIGQILLVDIVFSLDSVITAVGMVDNIYVMISSVVVTVIIMLFAAGPISAFVNRHPTVKMLALSFLLLIGMTLVAEGLNFHVPKGYIYFAMGFAVLVEMLNIRTRKGKKVEFNQPKT